In Candidatus Devosia phytovorans, the DNA window CGGCCTGGCGATCAGTGGAAGCCTGGGCAAGCGCCTCGGAAACTTCGGCGATTTCAGCAACCGGATAGGGCGTAGCGGTGACCGGACGGCCGGCGCCAAGACGGCGGGCGTCGCGGGCGAGGCCGCGAACCGACGAGCCGATGCGGCGGCTGACCCAGAACATGGCCGCGACGATGAGGCCGAGCAGGATCAGCCCACCAGCCATCAGATAGAGCAGGGCCGTCATCAGGGGCTGGGTAATGGTCCAGATCGGCGCCCAGGCGACAAGGCGCCAGCCGGTGGTGCCGGAGCGCTGGATGACCCCCAACGCCGCTCCATCGGTTGTCTCGATACTCTGCCAGCCGATGGCAAAGCGCTGTGTCATGGCATCGAAGGCGCCGAACTCATCACCGACATTGCCGACGCCGGCGCTGGCGGCAAGGATGCGACCGTCATTGTCGAGCAGGGCCGTGTTCCAGCCCGCGGGCAGGCTGTTGGCCGAGAGAGCCGAGGCAAAATTTTCAGCCTCTTGATTGAGGGCAATGAGCTTTTTGCCATATTGGCCGAGATCGACCGGCAGCAGAATGTTGTAGACCCAGGACTTCGAGACATTGCCGAAGACCAGGTCGGTTACCACCACGGCATTGCTGTCGAAGGCCTTCTGCGCCGCCTCGATGTCGCTGGCGCGACTGTCGGGGCTGTCATAGGGCACGCGCGTGCTGGCAAAGGTGGTAAAATCGGGATTGACCACGAAGAGATTGGCATCGGTATCTTCGAGCGCCAGCTTGGTGCGGATATAGAAGCCACGGAAATCGCCTTCGCGGAGGGAAGGCGAGGCGGCGAGTACGCGCAGCGTCGTGACATTGGCCAGGATTTCGCGTTCCATGGCCTGGACGATGGAGCGGGATGTGGCGACGATCAGCGTTTCGACCACGTCTTCTTGCGCCGCCTGATAGCGCTGGATCAGCACACCGGCAAACAGAAAGCTGGGCACCACGCTGACCAGGACCAGCGCAACGAGATAGTTGATGATCGAGCGGCGGCCCATTTTCAACTGGGTCTTGCCGGTATCCGTCAATGTCATGCCAATCCGCGCGTGATTGGCAAGAGCACAGGCGAATAATCTCGATTCGCGCGCCTCTTGCCCCCTGCCCAGAAGCATAGAGGGTTTGCAGCGCAGCGAGCAATCTCAAAGCACAACGGGATTGCTTTATGACGATTCAGAGTCTGGTGAGACTATTATCATCGGCCGCAGAATGCGCTGGGCTATCGAGGGCTCTTTGAGTATCACGCGATCCTCTGATAAAGAGCGGCCATGACCGAGACCCGCGCCAATACCAAGAAGCTGTTCATCAAGACCTATGGGTGTCAGATGAACGTCTATGACAGCGACCGCATGATGGATGCACTAGCGCCGCATGGTTATGAGACGACGCTGGACATGGCGCAGGCAGACCTGGTGTTGCTCAATACCTGTCATATCCGCGAAAAGGCTTCGGAGAAGGTGTTCTCCGAGCTGGGTCGGCTCAAGGAATTGCAGAATGAGCGCCGGGCGCTGGGCGGCGACATGATGATCGGCGTAGCCGGCTGTGTGGCGCAGGCCGAGGGCGAAGAGATTGCCCGCCGCGCCCCGGTCGTCGACATGGTGTTCGGGCCGCAGGCCTATCACAAGCTGCCCGACATGCTGGCGCGCACCGAAAGCCAGCGGCACATGCATCAAGCGCTGCGCAAGCCGATTGTCGACACTGACTTCCCCGAGGAAGATAAGTTTGCCCATCTGCCCGCCGCCCGCAAGGAAGTGACCATCAAGCGCGGCCTGACGGCGTTTCTGACCGTGCAGGAGGGCTGCGACAAGTTCTGCAGCTTCTGCGTTGTGCCCTATACGCGCGGCGCCGAGGTTTCGCGGCCGGTGGCACAGGTGCTGGCGGAAGCACGCGGGCTGGCCGAGGC includes these proteins:
- a CDS encoding sensor histidine kinase; translated protein: MTLTDTGKTQLKMGRRSIINYLVALVLVSVVPSFLFAGVLIQRYQAAQEDVVETLIVATSRSIVQAMEREILANVTTLRVLAASPSLREGDFRGFYIRTKLALEDTDANLFVVNPDFTTFASTRVPYDSPDSRASDIEAAQKAFDSNAVVVTDLVFGNVSKSWVYNILLPVDLGQYGKKLIALNQEAENFASALSANSLPAGWNTALLDNDGRILAASAGVGNVGDEFGAFDAMTQRFAIGWQSIETTDGAALGVIQRSGTTGWRLVAWAPIWTITQPLMTALLYLMAGGLILLGLIVAAMFWVSRRIGSSVRGLARDARRLGAGRPVTATPYPVAEIAEVSEALAQASTDRQAAENEVRFLMREVAHRSKNQMTVIAAMAKQTARGADDVESYVQAFERRILGLARSTDLLLTHGRAGVSLGELVESQIATFSPDDPKRIQLHGPEVRINAQAAQIIGMALHELSTNAVKYGAFAEDGGTLAVTWAVADGKLDFLWRETVAQKLETSDRVGFGTTVLKSMVGRSLGADVERNCHGNGIEWHFSIPLSAVDPFHAKHGETDEDDE